In a genomic window of Streptomyces pristinaespiralis:
- a CDS encoding NEW3 domain-containing protein: MRSAGRIGTLRAMAVAAVLLVPAPAAVAAEPEPAPAPARTEVTIAPVDLAGPAISTVKVTVKNAGPDRMRSLEVSFAGPVGWAVQPSVRSVDGTFAAGATAAAEFRIQVPEPRAGFTVRTFTATATYKGGDGAGTATATRSQRSGTPLADLADAYNNVGVTDESDPTPGNYDGGGNSFSAQKLADVGLTPGATVRALGAELTWPEAAAGTKGNVSSAGQAVTLNGRGGKLVFLGSGVGSGATGTATVYYKDGTTGTGSFGFPNWSFDPANAHGATLVASSDGRNRQNGYGNAGIAYRIFAHSIPLDAAKEVDFVVLPGNGNIHVFDMAIAP, translated from the coding sequence GTGAGATCAGCCGGACGGATCGGAACCCTCAGAGCCATGGCGGTGGCGGCGGTGCTGCTCGTTCCCGCCCCCGCCGCGGTCGCCGCCGAACCGGAGCCCGCGCCGGCTCCCGCACGGACCGAGGTGACGATAGCGCCCGTGGACCTCGCGGGCCCGGCCATATCGACGGTGAAGGTGACCGTCAAGAACGCCGGACCCGACCGCATGCGGTCCCTGGAGGTGTCGTTCGCCGGGCCGGTGGGCTGGGCCGTACAGCCGTCGGTCCGCAGCGTGGACGGCACCTTCGCCGCCGGCGCCACGGCCGCCGCCGAGTTCCGCATCCAGGTGCCGGAGCCGCGGGCCGGATTCACCGTACGGACCTTCACCGCCACGGCGACCTACAAGGGCGGGGACGGAGCCGGAACGGCGACGGCCACCCGCTCCCAGCGCAGCGGCACACCGCTGGCGGACCTCGCGGACGCCTACAACAACGTCGGCGTCACCGACGAGTCCGACCCCACCCCCGGCAACTACGACGGTGGGGGCAACAGCTTCTCCGCCCAGAAGCTCGCCGACGTCGGCCTGACCCCCGGCGCGACCGTACGGGCGCTGGGCGCGGAACTGACCTGGCCCGAGGCGGCCGCCGGGACCAAGGGCAACGTCTCGAGCGCCGGCCAGGCCGTCACGCTGAACGGCCGGGGCGGCAAGCTGGTCTTCCTCGGCTCCGGCGTCGGCAGCGGCGCGACCGGAACGGCCACCGTCTACTACAAGGACGGCACCACCGGCACCGGCTCGTTCGGCTTCCCCAACTGGTCCTTCGACCCGGCGAACGCCCACGGTGCGACGCTGGTCGCGTCCTCTGACGGCCGCAACCGGCAGAACGGATACGGGAACGCGGGCATCGCCTACCGCATCTTCGCCCACTCGATCCCGCTCGACGCGGCCAAGGAGGTCGACTTCGTGGTCCTGCCGGGCAACGGCAACATCCACGTCTTCGACATGGCCATCGCTCCCTGA
- a CDS encoding Gfo/Idh/MocA family protein codes for MPEIPAVSRRLLLGGALATGALAAGVGSAQAAPATDSATAVDPAPRRRPGQKSMIDVAFEPHRTVRVGVIGLGNRGHGMSEGWSVVPGCTVTAVCDIRAERAKRTADRLVATGRPRPAEYGGSDESYARMLERDDIDLVYIATPWEFHYPQGRAALLAGKHVIVELPIATGLDELWDLVDTSERTRRHLILSENCSYGRNELAMLKMAHEGLFGDVTNGHGGYLHDLRALLFSDTYYTDAWRRLWHTRSTASFYAMHGLAPIAAAMDINRGDRMTVLRATATEPKGLADYRERFVPRSHPSWQETYINGDLVTCLIDTAKGRVIRAEHDVSSPRPYSRINSLAGSRGIFEDYAGTSTTGGRIYVEPDHGGHSWRDFDTYRKEFDHWLWKKIGDDAANNGGHGGMDYVLQWRTVQLMRAGLVPDIDVYDSAAWCAPVPLSVKSLAAGGRPVEVPDFTRGSWVNLRMGLDSRTSEMPPVA; via the coding sequence ATGCCCGAAATTCCCGCAGTCTCACGCCGCTTGCTCCTGGGAGGAGCCCTCGCCACCGGCGCACTCGCGGCAGGCGTCGGCTCCGCACAGGCCGCCCCCGCCACCGACTCCGCCACCGCCGTCGACCCGGCACCGCGGCGCAGGCCGGGCCAGAAGTCGATGATCGACGTCGCCTTCGAGCCCCACCGGACCGTCCGTGTGGGAGTGATCGGACTCGGCAACCGGGGCCACGGGATGAGCGAGGGCTGGTCCGTCGTACCCGGCTGCACCGTCACCGCCGTCTGCGACATCCGCGCCGAGCGCGCGAAGCGCACCGCCGACCGCCTCGTCGCCACGGGCAGGCCGCGCCCCGCCGAGTACGGCGGCTCGGACGAGTCCTACGCCCGGATGCTGGAGCGCGACGACATCGACCTCGTCTACATCGCCACACCCTGGGAGTTCCACTACCCGCAGGGCAGGGCCGCGCTGCTGGCCGGCAAGCACGTCATCGTCGAACTGCCCATCGCCACCGGACTCGACGAGCTCTGGGACCTCGTCGACACCTCGGAACGGACCCGCAGGCACCTGATCCTCTCCGAGAACTGCAGCTACGGGCGCAACGAACTCGCCATGCTGAAGATGGCGCACGAAGGGCTCTTCGGCGACGTCACCAACGGGCACGGCGGCTACCTGCACGACCTGCGGGCCCTGCTGTTCTCCGACACCTACTACACCGACGCCTGGCGCCGCCTGTGGCACACCCGCAGCACCGCCTCCTTCTACGCGATGCACGGTCTGGCACCGATCGCCGCGGCCATGGACATCAACCGCGGGGACCGGATGACGGTGCTGCGCGCGACCGCGACCGAACCCAAGGGACTCGCCGACTACCGCGAGCGCTTCGTCCCGCGCTCGCACCCGTCGTGGCAGGAGACCTACATCAACGGCGACCTGGTCACCTGCCTGATCGACACGGCCAAGGGCCGGGTCATCAGGGCCGAGCACGACGTCAGCTCACCCCGGCCGTACAGCCGCATCAACTCCCTCGCCGGCAGCCGGGGCATCTTCGAGGACTACGCGGGCACCTCGACCACCGGCGGACGCATCTACGTCGAGCCCGACCACGGCGGGCACTCCTGGCGCGACTTCGACACCTACCGCAAGGAGTTCGACCACTGGCTCTGGAAGAAGATCGGCGACGACGCCGCGAACAACGGCGGCCACGGCGGCATGGACTACGTCCTGCAGTGGCGCACCGTCCAGCTGATGCGGGCCGGACTGGTCCCCGACATCGACGTCTACGACTCCGCCGCCTGGTGCGCGCCGGTACCGCTCAGCGTCAAGTCCCTCGCGGCCGGCGGCCGTCCGGTCGAGGTCCCCGACTTCACCCGGGGCTCCTGGGTGAATCTGCGCATGGGCCTCGACTCCCGTACCTCAGAGATGCCCCCCGTCGCCTGA